One Danio aesculapii chromosome 22, fDanAes4.1, whole genome shotgun sequence genomic window carries:
- the LOC130216295 gene encoding stonustoxin subunit beta: MDLNGETVVRAELLKYACDLTLDPNTANNNLILLDDNKKLECASEPMSYPDHPDRFTGLPQVLCKERLSGRCYWEAEWKGQGDIVVCYEGIGRKGESSDCRFGANDKSWIMSCFIGEKLIAWHNCIEGLIPLPTTPHNRIGVFLDEPAGILSFFSVPDENTLNRLYTFNTAFTQPLCAGFVLYTESVTLCDLK; the protein is encoded by the exons ATGGATCTTAACGGAGAGACCGTGGTTAGAGCAGAACTACTCAAAT ATGCCTGTGATCTCACACTTGATCCCAACACAGCAAACAATAATTTAATTCTTCTAGACGACAATAAAAAGTTGGAGTGCGCTTCAGAGCCGATGTCTTATCccgatcatccagacagatttacCGGCCTCCCGCAGGTTCTGTGTAAAGAGCGTCTGTCTGGACGCTGCTACTGGGAGGCCGAATGGAAAGGGCAGGGTGACATAGTGGTGTGCTATGAAGGAATCGGCCGGAAAGGAGAAAGTTCTGACTGTCGATTCGGAGCCAATGACAAATCCTGGATCATGAGCTGCTTTATTGGGGAGAAACTGATCGCCTGGCATAATTGTATAGAAGGTTTAATTCCTCTCCCAACAACTCCCCATAACAGAATAGGGGTGTTTCTGGATGAGCCGGCTGGTATTTTGTCCTTCTTCAGTGTCCCTGATGAAAACACACTGAATCGCTTGTACACGTTCAACACTGCATTCACTCAACCCCTCTGTGCCGGATTTGTGCTTTATACGGAGTCAGTGACTCTGTGTgatcttaaataa